The nucleotide sequence AACCACAAAAGAATTCAGCAAACTGCTTTGTGAGATAGCTGAAGTTTGGAATAAATGGCTAGCTCGATGACTTTACTGCAATTTTTTAGTTAGCTTACTGTTTAGACAGTGCCAAAAGTTAGAACTTGATGTTTCCATAAAGTTAGGTTATTTTCAAAGTTGGAGGAAAATACAAAAGGGCATAATAAAAATGAGGGACACTCTATAGAAATTGACCTACAGCGGAGTTTCACCTTGAGGCAAAGCTTACATCTCTATCACAAACCCTTACAACTCTGGGTAAGTTGCAGGATTTGCTTAGATGCAAACTTTGGATCGAGATGAAGCTTTCGCTTGGTCTTTTCCTATACAGTGCCCCTCACTATATACCTCGTACTTAACATATATAAACTTTTCTACTTTTTAATTCTTGTTTTAATTAAAGTTTTAATCTGAAATAAATAAAATTTATTTTTGGAAAATAATAAACTTATATTTGACAAAGAGAAGAGTGTTAAGTGGGAGGAGGAATATTTATAAAACATTGAAGTACTTTCTAATAGTCACACCAGTATGAACGGTGATATTAATGCTGGATATGGTTCTTAATGGTATTGAACTTGTAACAATAATGGGTCTTTTTGTTATTTTAGTCTTGACAGTGAACTTTAGAGGACGATTTATCGAGAAGTATCCTCAATTGAAAAAGTTTTATGATATTATCTTAGCTAGTATAACCCTTGATTTTGTGTCGGAGTTCTTTTACCTCCCTGATTATGTTACTCTTCCTCTTAGTGAACAGCAACTTGAAGAAATCCGGCTAATTGGGGATTTAATTTATGCACTGTCTGTTTTACTGTTTATAATTGGATTTGGCTGTTTGTTTTCAACACTCTTGAAAAAATATGAGCTAATCCCCGTTGTTATGGAATTTAAGAATAAAAAGATAAAGAGCGAAGTGTTGAAGCAACTCTCTCCTGGAGTTTACATGTGCAACAATGAGGAAGAGTGTTACTCCCTGTTTCTAGAGCTTCTTAAAGAAAGGCCCGGATTAATAATTTCCAGAAAACCTGCCTATATTATTAAAAAGAAATTTAGATTAAAGGAAACTCCAATATTATGGCTTAGCAAAATTGAAGGTGACAATACTGTTTATCCCACTCGGTTAAATTATCTAATGCAAGTTCTGATCGATTTTATGAAAAAGGAAAATATTCCAAAGGCTATCCTGCTAGATGGAATAGAATATTTGGTTTTAGAGAATGGCTTTGATACAGTGTTCAAGTTTCTAACCAAGCTTAAAGATTATGCAATCATGAATAATGCAATAATTTTGGTTCCAATTGTCAGGGATGTATATGGTGAAAGAGAAGCTGTCTTACTCATGAGGGAGTTCTCAAACATTTGTGATATTGGTTGTTAACAACTAAAGCTGATTTCCGGCGAGTATAATGTATTGCTCATCGATTTGTTGTCAATTTATATGTTTCAGAATTCTCAATGTTTATAACCCATACATATTTATACTCCTTAAAACAAGTTATTCTTATAGCATGTAGTTATTGACTGTTTGGTTTAATAATGTGTGACTGATATAGTATAAAATCTACGATATGATACAATCGTTATTTTATTACCCATAATTACGCGTTGTAAATCTAAGTAAGTCACGTATGTATCAAGAGGTGAAAGCAATGCCATATATCCCACCAGCTAAAATCATTATCCCTGAAAAAAAGCCAAATGATTTGAAAGAACTCCTAAATTTATTGTTTCCTAATCATCTAGAAAGGCAGAAGCTGGCTCTACTCCTGCTACTACGTATCCATGGAGATGAGAAGAAAAATGGATTTCGAGCAGAAGAGTGGTTGGGATTTGTTTTAGAATATCTCGGCAATAAGGAACTTATCGCTTATTACATTATACTGGTGAGAAAGCGTTTGCCTAGGACAGAAATTCATAAGAGGGTTGAGAAGAAAGCGAAAGAATTGGGTGTTCATTTTGGGACTGCAAAGACCAACTATAATATTGTTATAAAAACACTCCAAAATGCCCGAATGATATACAAATCTAGGGGTTACTACAGAACCACCAGGAGATTCAGTGAGCTGTTGCGTGAAATTGCCGATGTTTGGGATGAGTGGAGGAGCAATTTTTAGCTTTACTATATTTTGATGTCTTCACTGTTACTTACTGAATGAGCAAAAAGTTTATATGCCCTCTACAGTGCTTAATTAAATGTAATTAAATATCATTAAAGCTGGAGGTGGTTTGAATGACAGAGGATGAAAGGAAATACACCACAGTTTCAATTCCAAAGCCACTATATGAGAAGATAAAGAAGAGAATTGAGGGAACAGGGTTTACATCAGTTTCTGACTATGTTACATATGTTTTAAGGGAAGTGTTGGCAAGCTTGGAGGAAGAAGAGAAGGAAGAGGTCTTCAGTGAAGAGGAAGAGGAAAAGGTTAAGGAGAGACTCAGGGCTCTTGGCTACCTCGACTGACTTCTGTTAATTTTTATTTAGGTGATTAGAATGGTTTCTAAGCCACATGGTGGAAAATTAGTTAGGAGAATAGCTGCTCCAAAGACGAGGGAGAGAATTCTAAGCGAGCAGAAAGAATATCCAAAGGCTGAAATTGATCATGGAAGGGCAATTGATCTTGAGAACATAGCCCACGGTGTTTACTCACCACTCAAGGGATTCTTAACAAGTGATGATTTTCAATCTGTTTTAGACCACATGAGACTTAGTGACGACACCCCATGGACAATTCCAATTGTTCTTGACGTGGAAAAGCCTGAATTTGAAGAGGGAGATGCGATTCTGCTTTACTATGATGATTTGCCTATAGCGAGGATGCATGTTGAGGAAATCTACACCTACGATAAGAAAGAATTCGCTCAGAAGATTTTCAAGACGACTGATCCTAATCATCCTGGTGTTGCTAAAGTCTATGCGATGAGTGAATATTTAGTCGGCGGTGAGATTGAGCTTTTGAACGAGTTACCTAATCCATTTGCTAAATACACACTGAGACCTGTTGAAACCAGGGTTTTGTTTAAGGAGAGAGGATGGAAGACAATAGTTGCATTTCAAACGAGAAATGTTCCTCATATGGGACACGAATACGTTCAAAAAGCTGCGTTGACTTTCGTTGATGGTCTCTTCATAAATCCCGTCTTAGGAAAGAAGAAGAGAGGGGACTACAAGGATGAGGTGATCATCAAGGCCTATGAGGTTCTATTCAAGCACTACTATCCAAAGGATGCTGCTACACTCGCAACTGTTAGATATGAAATGCGCTATGCTGGGCCGAGAGAGGCGATACACCATGCAATCATGAGGAAGAACTTTGGAGCAACCCACTTCATAGTTGGAAGAGACCATGCAGGTGTTGGTGACTACTACGGACCTTATGAGGCATGGGATCTGTTCGATGAGTTTCCGGATTTAGGCATAACTCCAATGTTCATCAGAGAAGCTTTTTACTGCAGAAAGTGCTGTGGAATGGTCAACGCTAAGATATGCCCCCACAGCGAAGAGTTCCACGTGAGGATAAGTGGAACAAAGCTTAGGAAGATGATAATGAGCGGTGAAAAGCCTCCTGAATATATGATGAGACCAGAAGTTTATGAAGTGATAAGGAGCTTTAAGAATCCATTCGTGGAGTGATCTAAATGTTAATAATCCACCACTGGGACACTGACGGCATAACATCAGCAGCTTTAGTTGCTAAAGCTCTTGGCTTAGAGGAATTTGAAAATTTAAGTCCTCCCATTGGGGAATTCAGATTTGATGAAAGGATTAGAAATGCAATTGAGAAAGCTGACAAGATTTACGTGCTCGACTTAAATCTGCCAAATGAAGTTGAAGGAATAAGCAAGGAGACAATCTTCATCGACCACCACATACAGCCCAAAATTAGAAATCCAAAAGTTAAGCAGATAAACCCAGCTTTGAATGTGGGATATGCTCCCTCAGCCTCTTTCGTTGTTTCCCAATATTTTGGCATTTGGAATGAATGGACTGCTTTGGGAGCTTTGGGCGACATAGGTAAGAAGGCACTTGAAATTCCCAAAGTTAGAGAGCTCTTAACGATAAACACGGAAGAGGCTCTTAGATTAGTTCAGCTCATTGATTCAAACTATGTGGTTATGGATAGGGAAGATGTGGAAAAAGCCGTGAAGGTTCTCCTAACACATAATCTAAGAGAGCTTTTGGAATATGAGCCTTGGGTTAAGAAAGCTGAGGCGATTGAAAAGACAATAAATGATGCAATTGGTAGTTTAGAGCTTAGAAATGGATTTGCCTTCATAACTTTTGAGAGTTCTTTTAATGTAATCTCCAAAGTCGCAAGGAAAGCGGTCTGGGAGCTTGGATACAACGGAGCGGTGGTTGTGAACAGAGACTTTCACGGAAAAGCTCAGATATACTTTAGAATTTCACCTGAACTCGCTGATAAAATAGACATGGGGAAAATAATTTCACTCCTCAAGGAAAAAGGCTTCAATGTTGGTGGAAAGAGGGAAGTTTTGGGATGCATATGTGAAAAATCTGGAGTTGATGAGGTTTTAGAGATAATTAACGCTCATCTGAGGTGATCAGAATGAATGAGGAAATTAGAGAACATTTAGAGAACATTAAGAAGGTTTTTGTGATTGGTCTTGATTCAGCTCCCCCTGAGCTTTTATTTGATAGGTTTTTGGATGATCTGCCTAACATAAAGTGGCTTGTAGAGAGGTCAATTTACGGCCCGATGCAGAGCACAATTCCGGCAATTACAATCCCGGCTTGGATGGTGATGGCAACTGGGAAAACTCCTGGCGAGCTCGGTTTGTATGGTTTTAGGCATAGGAAAAAGGGAACTTACAATGACATCTGGATTGCTCACAGCTTAATGGTGAAAGAAAAGGCGGTCTGGCATTACATAGCTGAAAAAGGTAAAAAATCGGTTTTGGTTGGGATTCCACCGAGCTATCCCCCAAAGCCAATAAACGGGTGGCTTATCTCATGCTTCATTACACCAGATGCTTCCGTTGATTATACGTATCCAAAAGAGCTTAAGGGAGAAATTGAGCGCTTAGTTGGGGAATATATCTTTGATGTTGTCTTTAGAAAAGAGAACAGGGATGAGGTTAAAGAGCAGCTCTGGGAGATGACCAAGAAGAGATTTGAAGTGATCAGATATCTCATTCAAGAGAAGGATTGGGACTACTTTGAGTTCGTTGAAATTGGCCTTGATAGAGTCCACCACGCATTCTGGAAGTACTTCGACGAGAACCATCACCTCTATCCGGGAGATGACAATCCCTACAAGAACGTCATTCTTGATTATTATAGGCTCCTTGACAAAGAAATTGGAAAAACATTGAAGCTTTTGGACTTGGATGAGACAGCTGTAATTATTGTTTCAGACCATGGAATAAAGGCAATGAAGGGAGCTTTTGCAATCAACCAGTGGCTCATTGAAGAGGGACTGCTGAAGATTAAGAATCCAGAGATTTTGAAGGAAGGAAGGCAGGTTAGATTTAACGAGCTCAAAGTAGATTGGAGCAAAACTATTGCATGGGCCTGGGGCGGCTATTACTCTAGAGTTTTCCTCAACGTGAAGGGAAGAGAACCAATGGGAATAATTGAGCCCGAAAAGTATCACCAAGTTAGAGATGAAGTTGCTGAGCTGATAAAGAGCATAAGAGGACCAAACGGAGAAATGTGGGACACAAAGGTGTTCTATCCTGAAGAAATTTATCCAGTTGCCAAAGGTGATAAGCCAGACATGATGGTTTACTTGGATGATTTGAACTGGAGAGCCGCTGGAACCCTTGGCTATGAGAGTCCCTATCTGCTGGAGAATGATTTAGGACCGGATGATGCAGTTCATGCCGAGTATGGAGTTTTCTCCCTCTATCTGCCCGGAATGGAGGAGCCAAAGAGAACACAGCTCACAATCTACGACTTTGCCCCAACTGTGCTCAAGCTCTTTGGAATGGAGAAACCGCTTAGAGGGAGGAGTGTGGTATGAACAAAAGAGATATAGTCTTTATTCCTCATGCACTAGAAAGAATGAAGGAGAGAGGTATCTCAGAAACCCTTGTAGTTGAAGCTTTAACTAACCCAGATGAAGCTATAGAAGGGTATTTTGGGAGAAAAGTCGCCCAGAAGGTTATAGATGGAAAATTGATCAGGGTTATTTATGAATTGTGATAACAGCCCATATAACTTCGAAAGTTGATAAATACCTGAGGTGATTTGCATGGAAATTTCATATGATCCAAAGTATGATGTTATGTACATCAAGTTTTCAGATGCAAAGATAGTGGATACCGTTGAAGTCGATGAGGGGATTATCATAGACTACGGTGAGCATGGGGAAATCGTAGGTATAGAGATAATCAACGCATCGGTGAGGATCAAGCCGAAACCCCTGAGCGAGATCACTATAAAAATAGAAGAACAAGCCGCTCCTTAGGTGAATGTTATGGAGGGCTTTACAATCTGGCTCACCGGTCCGAGCGGTGCTGGGAAGACAGTGCTGGCTCATACTTTAAAGAAGAAGCTAAAAGAGATGGGCTACAAAGTTGAAATTCTTGATGGAGATGTCATAAGGAAAACTCTCTACCCCGAGCTTGGCTTTTCCAAAGAAGCGAGGGAGATGCACAACAGAATAGTGATCTACATGGCAAAGCTTTTATCAAGGAATGGAGTCATAGCGATAGTTTCTCTAATTTCGCCGTATAAGGCTGTTAGAGAATATGCGAGAAAGGAAATTGGCCGCTTTATTGAGGTTTATGTGTATGCCCCCCTGGAGGTCAGGATTCAAAGGGATCCGAAGGGATTATATAAGAAAGCCATGCGCGGTGAAATAAAGGGATTGACAGGTTATGACGGGGTTTATGAAGAGCCGGAGAATCCAGAGGTTAAAGTGGACAGCTCAAAGATGACCCCAGAGGAAGAGGCTGAGGCTGTGCTGAGGAAGGCTAGGGAATTAGGCTATCTGCCTTAAGGTGAGTTTTATGCTCTCCTTTATTTTTCTCGGCTTTCTCGTTGGATTTTTAGTTGGGCTAACTGGTATTGGTGGAGGAGCTTTGATGACTCCATCATTGATATTCTTGGGTGTTGAGCCTTTGACAGCTGTTGGCACTGACCTTTTATATGCAACTGTCACGAGGATTTTTGGTGTTTTCTTCCATCATAAGAAGGGAAGCATTAGGTTCGATTTGGCTTTGAGGCTTTTTGCTGGAAGTTTACCCGCAATTTTACTCGGATCTGTTCTGCTTAGGGTTATTGATAAAAGCACGCTTAATAATTATCTCACCTTATTACTAGGTGCAATTCTTGTCCTTAGTTCCTTCCTCAGCTTAATTAAGGGAGAAATTCACGTTCCCATAAGACCCAAGAGAGAATATTTGTATGTTCTTGGTTTTATTGTCGGCTTAACTGTTCAGTTCACTTCAGTTGGTGCTGGAGTTATAGTGAGCTTT is from Thermococcus paralvinellae and encodes:
- a CDS encoding DUF835 domain-containing protein, whose product is MLDMVLNGIELVTIMGLFVILVLTVNFRGRFIEKYPQLKKFYDIILASITLDFVSEFFYLPDYVTLPLSEQQLEEIRLIGDLIYALSVLLFIIGFGCLFSTLLKKYELIPVVMEFKNKKIKSEVLKQLSPGVYMCNNEEECYSLFLELLKERPGLIISRKPAYIIKKKFRLKETPILWLSKIEGDNTVYPTRLNYLMQVLIDFMKKENIPKAILLDGIEYLVLENGFDTVFKFLTKLKDYAIMNNAIILVPIVRDVYGEREAVLLMREFSNICDIGC
- a CDS encoding ribbon-helix-helix domain-containing protein, with product MTEDERKYTTVSIPKPLYEKIKKRIEGTGFTSVSDYVTYVLREVLASLEEEEKEEVFSEEEEEKVKERLRALGYLD
- the sat gene encoding sulfate adenylyltransferase — translated: MVSKPHGGKLVRRIAAPKTRERILSEQKEYPKAEIDHGRAIDLENIAHGVYSPLKGFLTSDDFQSVLDHMRLSDDTPWTIPIVLDVEKPEFEEGDAILLYYDDLPIARMHVEEIYTYDKKEFAQKIFKTTDPNHPGVAKVYAMSEYLVGGEIELLNELPNPFAKYTLRPVETRVLFKERGWKTIVAFQTRNVPHMGHEYVQKAALTFVDGLFINPVLGKKKRGDYKDEVIIKAYEVLFKHYYPKDAATLATVRYEMRYAGPREAIHHAIMRKNFGATHFIVGRDHAGVGDYYGPYEAWDLFDEFPDLGITPMFIREAFYCRKCCGMVNAKICPHSEEFHVRISGTKLRKMIMSGEKPPEYMMRPEVYEVIRSFKNPFVE
- a CDS encoding DHH family phosphoesterase; its protein translation is MLIIHHWDTDGITSAALVAKALGLEEFENLSPPIGEFRFDERIRNAIEKADKIYVLDLNLPNEVEGISKETIFIDHHIQPKIRNPKVKQINPALNVGYAPSASFVVSQYFGIWNEWTALGALGDIGKKALEIPKVRELLTINTEEALRLVQLIDSNYVVMDREDVEKAVKVLLTHNLRELLEYEPWVKKAEAIEKTINDAIGSLELRNGFAFITFESSFNVISKVARKAVWELGYNGAVVVNRDFHGKAQIYFRISPELADKIDMGKIISLLKEKGFNVGGKREVLGCICEKSGVDEVLEIINAHLR
- a CDS encoding alkaline phosphatase family protein; translated protein: MNEEIREHLENIKKVFVIGLDSAPPELLFDRFLDDLPNIKWLVERSIYGPMQSTIPAITIPAWMVMATGKTPGELGLYGFRHRKKGTYNDIWIAHSLMVKEKAVWHYIAEKGKKSVLVGIPPSYPPKPINGWLISCFITPDASVDYTYPKELKGEIERLVGEYIFDVVFRKENRDEVKEQLWEMTKKRFEVIRYLIQEKDWDYFEFVEIGLDRVHHAFWKYFDENHHLYPGDDNPYKNVILDYYRLLDKEIGKTLKLLDLDETAVIIVSDHGIKAMKGAFAINQWLIEEGLLKIKNPEILKEGRQVRFNELKVDWSKTIAWAWGGYYSRVFLNVKGREPMGIIEPEKYHQVRDEVAELIKSIRGPNGEMWDTKVFYPEEIYPVAKGDKPDMMVYLDDLNWRAAGTLGYESPYLLENDLGPDDAVHAEYGVFSLYLPGMEEPKRTQLTIYDFAPTVLKLFGMEKPLRGRSVV
- a CDS encoding DUF4258 domain-containing protein, yielding MNKRDIVFIPHALERMKERGISETLVVEALTNPDEAIEGYFGRKVAQKVIDGKLIRVIYEL
- a CDS encoding DUF2283 domain-containing protein codes for the protein MEISYDPKYDVMYIKFSDAKIVDTVEVDEGIIIDYGEHGEIVGIEIINASVRIKPKPLSEITIKIEEQAAP
- the cysC gene encoding adenylyl-sulfate kinase; its protein translation is MEGFTIWLTGPSGAGKTVLAHTLKKKLKEMGYKVEILDGDVIRKTLYPELGFSKEAREMHNRIVIYMAKLLSRNGVIAIVSLISPYKAVREYARKEIGRFIEVYVYAPLEVRIQRDPKGLYKKAMRGEIKGLTGYDGVYEEPENPEVKVDSSKMTPEEEAEAVLRKARELGYLP
- a CDS encoding sulfite exporter TauE/SafE family protein, whose protein sequence is MLSFIFLGFLVGFLVGLTGIGGGALMTPSLIFLGVEPLTAVGTDLLYATVTRIFGVFFHHKKGSIRFDLALRLFAGSLPAILLGSVLLRVIDKSTLNNYLTLLLGAILVLSSFLSLIKGEIHVPIRPKREYLYVLGFIVGLTVQFTSVGAGVIVSFALMNLAKLSPREVVGVTIFYGLALSSFSALNYAFLGSIDYRLALVLIAGTLPGVYLGTHVNTKADRDKLKRVINVIILVIGLLTLFQRVI